Proteins encoded by one window of Cylindrospermum stagnale PCC 7417:
- the sbcC gene encoding exonuclease subunit SbcC: MIPVQLILKNFLSYRDATLDFRGLHTACICGSNGAGKSSLLEAITWAIWGESRATAEDDVIYSGAKEVRVDFTFHNNQQKYRVIRTRLRGASGVLEFQIETPSGFRSLTGKGVRATQDVIIQHIKLDYDTFINSAYLRQGRADEFMLKRPTERKEILAELLKLNQYDELEERAKDSSKQFKFRVEDLERSLEAIKIQLQQRETTEAQRIELEAELNQLQQVQAFDNIQLQNLQVVQHQRQNWEQQLSFVRQQFQNLTQDCDRLQQEQLAVKTQLADLEEILHQEAEIQAGYTEYQNLQSQEEAFAAKFAQHTQATGLRQLKQQQLTKQINDIERQLQQAQAQLEALEQQEREIQQTLTKSGDVEAALAQLAAARNHVAHLDQLQMQVSPLLQQRVTLQSQLDRTHASLVARLEQLQSTENQLQRQHRRQPQLQQAVIDVGVQIEELEKKRVYLQRVQEKGQERRHFIERLRATQGDYEKVLGELEQKLQMLQNPNALCPLCERSLDEHHWSRVIEKTQLEYQDTQGQFWVVREQMAVSDREIQVLRQEYREISQQLAAYDALREQRGQLAAQLEATTDVQQQLQQIVAEKEHLERSLQAGDYAPDKQAELRQLDEYLQQLNYNEQDHALARSEVERWRWAEIKLQQIKDATKRRATLTARKPELQANIAQFQTRIQQEQIDSDCARQIAALERQITEIAYSSEQHNHLRQSVRELQSWHLRYQQMLSAQQQYPQLQARLQELQESQTARLAERQKLAHQIESIVQQLTQTDNPSAQIQALEQQLATRRRQLDEQIAKLGRLEQLAHQLETQQVEYEQQQQQLQYCKQQYRVYQELSQAFGKNGIQALMIENVLPQLEAETNQLLSRLSGNQLHVQFVTQKAGRSGKSSKKNAKLIDTLDILIADTRGTRAYETYSGGEAFRINFAIRLALAKLLAQRVGAALQLLIVDEGFGTQDAEGCDRLIAAINAIANDFACILTVTHMPHLKEAFQARIEVNKTQQGSQLLLSV, encoded by the coding sequence ATGATCCCAGTACAACTTATCCTCAAAAACTTCCTCAGTTACCGTGATGCAACTTTAGATTTTCGCGGTTTGCACACGGCCTGTATTTGCGGTTCCAATGGTGCGGGTAAATCTTCTCTGCTGGAGGCAATCACTTGGGCAATTTGGGGCGAAAGCCGCGCTACTGCTGAAGATGATGTGATCTATTCTGGCGCGAAAGAAGTTCGGGTTGATTTCACTTTCCATAATAACCAACAAAAATATCGGGTTATTCGTACCCGTCTCCGGGGTGCAAGTGGCGTTTTAGAATTTCAAATAGAAACGCCTTCTGGGTTTCGTTCGCTCACTGGCAAAGGGGTGCGAGCAACACAGGATGTGATTATACAACATATCAAACTAGATTACGATACTTTTATTAATTCTGCCTATCTGCGTCAAGGTAGAGCTGATGAATTCATGCTAAAGCGTCCGACGGAACGCAAGGAAATTTTAGCGGAGTTGTTGAAGCTGAATCAGTATGATGAATTAGAAGAACGGGCAAAGGACAGTTCTAAACAGTTCAAATTCAGGGTGGAGGATTTAGAGCGTTCTTTAGAGGCGATTAAAATTCAGCTACAACAACGGGAGACAACTGAGGCGCAACGAATAGAGTTAGAAGCTGAACTGAATCAACTGCAACAGGTGCAAGCTTTTGACAATATTCAATTACAAAATTTGCAAGTTGTGCAGCATCAGCGGCAAAATTGGGAACAACAACTGAGTTTTGTGAGGCAGCAATTCCAGAATCTTACCCAAGATTGCGATCGCCTCCAACAAGAACAGTTAGCGGTGAAAACTCAGCTAGCAGATTTAGAAGAAATTTTACATCAAGAAGCCGAAATTCAAGCTGGATATACCGAATACCAAAATCTGCAATCTCAAGAAGAAGCCTTTGCTGCCAAATTTGCACAACATACCCAAGCCACTGGTTTACGGCAACTAAAACAACAACAGCTTACCAAACAAATTAACGACATTGAAAGGCAACTGCAACAGGCTCAAGCTCAATTAGAAGCTTTGGAGCAACAAGAGCGAGAAATTCAGCAAACTCTCACTAAATCTGGTGATGTGGAAGCGGCTTTGGCACAATTAGCCGCTGCGCGTAATCATGTAGCGCATTTGGATCAACTGCAAATGCAAGTTAGTCCCTTGTTACAACAACGGGTAACTTTACAAAGCCAACTAGATCGCACCCATGCGAGTTTGGTAGCGCGACTCGAACAACTGCAATCTACAGAAAATCAACTACAACGCCAACATCGCCGCCAACCGCAACTCCAGCAAGCGGTGATCGATGTGGGAGTGCAGATTGAGGAATTGGAGAAAAAGCGGGTTTATCTGCAAAGAGTCCAAGAAAAAGGGCAGGAACGGCGTCATTTTATCGAACGCTTGCGAGCGACTCAAGGGGATTATGAAAAAGTGCTGGGTGAATTAGAACAAAAACTGCAAATGCTCCAAAACCCTAATGCCCTTTGTCCCTTGTGTGAACGTTCTTTAGATGAACATCACTGGAGCCGAGTGATCGAAAAAACCCAACTTGAGTACCAGGATACTCAGGGGCAATTTTGGGTAGTGCGGGAACAAATGGCGGTTTCAGATAGAGAAATTCAGGTACTCAGGCAGGAATACAGAGAAATATCCCAACAATTGGCGGCTTATGATGCTTTGCGGGAACAACGGGGACAGTTAGCGGCACAGTTAGAAGCAACAACGGATGTGCAACAACAGCTGCAACAAATTGTTGCTGAAAAAGAACATTTAGAGCGATCGCTCCAAGCTGGTGATTATGCCCCTGACAAACAAGCAGAACTCCGGCAGCTAGACGAATATCTGCAACAACTCAATTACAATGAACAAGACCACGCCCTGGCCCGCAGCGAAGTTGAGCGATGGCGGTGGGCAGAAATTAAACTTCAGCAAATTAAAGATGCTACCAAGCGCCGCGCCACACTAACAGCCCGAAAACCCGAACTCCAAGCGAATATTGCCCAATTTCAAACGAGAATTCAGCAAGAGCAAATTGATTCTGATTGTGCTAGACAAATCGCTGCCCTAGAGCGGCAAATTACCGAAATTGCTTACAGTTCCGAGCAACACAATCACCTCCGCCAATCTGTTCGTGAGCTTCAATCTTGGCATTTGCGTTACCAACAAATGTTGTCTGCTCAACAGCAATATCCCCAACTCCAGGCAAGATTGCAAGAGTTGCAGGAGTCCCAAACTGCCAGATTAGCAGAGCGGCAAAAACTCGCTCACCAAATCGAAAGCATTGTCCAGCAACTCACCCAAACAGATAATCCATCGGCCCAAATTCAAGCTTTAGAGCAGCAATTGGCAACCCGCAGACGGCAACTTGATGAGCAAATAGCCAAGTTGGGGCGTTTGGAACAACTGGCTCACCAATTAGAAACGCAGCAAGTTGAGTATGAGCAACAGCAGCAGCAACTGCAATATTGCAAGCAGCAATATCGTGTTTATCAGGAATTGTCCCAAGCCTTCGGTAAAAATGGCATCCAAGCACTGATGATTGAAAATGTGTTACCCCAACTAGAAGCCGAGACAAATCAACTACTTTCGCGGCTGAGTGGTAATCAGTTGCATGTGCAATTTGTGACGCAGAAAGCTGGGCGCAGTGGCAAGTCCAGCAAGAAAAACGCCAAGCTGATAGACACTTTGGATATTTTAATTGCTGATACCAGAGGTACGCGAGCTTATGAAACTTACTCTGGTGGGGAAGCTTTTAGAATTAACTTTGCTATCCG